GCAACCATCCCGTGCGTTTGTGCGGACTAACGAAACTAGAAATCTTTACAAACCATCTGCTGAAAACTTCATCTACGATATGACTGTGAATCTCTGCCTAATGTATAATGAGAGTCTAAAATACCATTTTACACATCGCTCATTCCAAGAGTATTTCTGTGCCTTGTTCTTCTCCCAGCAGACGGATGAAGACTTAAAAACCGTAGCAAAATTTTTTGAAACTCGTGGCAAAGGTAGCGACAGCACTTTTTCTATGTTATACGACATGATTCCTAAGAAGGTAGAACAATTTATCTTATTACCATTCCTGGAAAAACTAATAAACGAGTGCGAGAAAAATAATGGTTTTCCATACTTTCTTAATAAAATGTACCCAACTATCTATTACGAAGAAGGTGAAGTTGACGAAGTCCATACCAACACATCAAATTCTTATATCTACGAATTCATAGCACGCCATATACTCGAAATAGAACCTGCTGAGTATGATTTCGATTTCAAGAACGAATTCGTAGATGCTTCTTATGTGTATTACCTTTGTAATTGGGACAAACCGCGATTAGAATTTATAAATGGCAAAGCCTATGAAAATGATCCCGATGAAATAGAAATGTGTACTGATGATTCCTTACCACCAGGGTACATAGAAAAGTTTGGTTATCCTGACGTAGTTGGCCACTCTTTTAGTTTCAATACGGATGATGTTATAGAATCACCAAATTTCAACGATGATTATTATACCGATTTTGATTTTACCAACGAGAAAGAAGTGGCAAAAGAATATGTGGAGATATCCAGTTATCCAGATATCTGTGAGGATCTTTTAAGCGATAGTTCCCCTTTGAGAAAAGAATACGAACAAATGAAAGCATATCGGCAATCATTGATAAAAAGAGGCAAACAATCTCATCAACAATTTTCCAGCCTATTTAAGAAAAAACGGCAAAAATAAGAACTTATCTCTTAGGACCATAAGCATTAAAAGGCCCCATGACCTTTCGAGTCATGGGGCTTATTAATGCAAAGATTATGTTATATCAAAAATTACTTCAGGGAATTTACACAGAATATGGGACGGCCTCGGATATAGACTCCACAATCTTACTTCCAGCTCCCATAAAAAAACGCATGGCATAGCACCATGCGCCATCTGTCATCAGTTCTTATCCTTTTTGATTACCTTCATAATCTTTTCTTCTGTCCATTTTGTAACATCCTTGATGAACTCAACATCCATACCCTTATTCCAAAGATTCATTATTACCTCTATTGTCTTTGCTTCGGCTCCCTGTGCCATGCCACGCTCATAGATGCCTTCACTCAAATTGCACATCGTTCTCAACTCCTCCTCCATCTCGGCGGTAACCTCGATATCAAACTTCTTCCTGAGGATTTCACTTTTTTCTTCAGCCGTCTTATCTGTCTCCTGGAATATTACCTGCAACATGGCAAGCGTCTTGTTCCTCACCGGCCCCGGTGCCAGATAAACCATCACAATGTTAATCAGATCATAATTCTCCTGCGGCTCCTTGTATTTGCCAACCAGATGACGTTCCATCAAGCGGTAGTGGTTGATGACACTCCTATCTGTAGGAGATTCCATGCATATCCAGATGGTATATACCTTCTTGACCTCGCTGTAGTCCGAGCCGCTGAATTCTGTTTCCTTCTGCGACGATATCAGCCTGCTGGCATAAAAGACGGCTCTCTTCGTAAGGATATACTTCAGCGTAGATTCCGAGAAGGTCTTCTGAGCCTCTATGTTGATTATAAGGCGTATGCGCTCCCCGCTGTCCGGGGTAAGTGCATGGAAGATGATATCGAAGGTAATCCAGCCCTCTGTTACATCCCCTGCTTCATTGCGGAGCCCCTTTATCTTCTTCGGTCTTTTCGCCGCATTCGTCTTGCCAGGGTTTACTGGCACCTTGCTGACCTGAATATCGCCCTCGATGCATTTTTCAGCAATATCCTTGATGCTTACGTTCTTGAACTCCGGCACGGTTCCCTTAAGTATATATGCTGCTACAGACCGCTCCGACAAGACATTCTTGGCGGCAAGGTCATACTGCGGATTATTGAAACCAAGCAGTTCTTCTGCTGGTGGTTGGCTTTGTGTCATTGATGGTGGCTCCTTCCTCTTGCCTGAATTATACCACAAATCGCCATATACATAAAGTCCCCAAGCGGCTGTTACACCCTTTTAACGATTGCCCCTACTCGCTTAACGATAGCCCCAGCAATCGTTAAACGGGTATGCATCGTTAATAGAGTATGCCCCCCGCCGCTCTGCTACCTCCGATTTCCGGGCAAAACAAAAGGCCGCCCAAAGACAGCCATCGTCCGAAAGCCCATATACCAAGCGGTTTCAAGCCTGTTGACCTATCGCTAAATTGTATTAATTCGGAGGGTGCAACATCCCCTTTACCAATCAAAATGATACAAAATAACGATGCACCCCCTATACTCTATTAACGATGAACCCCCTTGCACCCCCCTGCCTATCGTTAAGCGAGTATAGCCCGTGAAGCCGCACGGGACAAGGGCTCTCGGCATAGTAAAAGGGGCTGTTGCATGAGCGAGACATTACTTATGCACAGCCCCATTAGCTTT
The Selenomonas ruminantium AC2024 DNA segment above includes these coding regions:
- a CDS encoding PD-(D/E)XK nuclease family transposase translates to MTQSQPPAEELLGFNNPQYDLAAKNVLSERSVAAYILKGTVPEFKNVSIKDIAEKCIEGDIQVSKVPVNPGKTNAAKRPKKIKGLRNEAGDVTEGWITFDIIFHALTPDSGERIRLIINIEAQKTFSESTLKYILTKRAVFYASRLISSQKETEFSGSDYSEVKKVYTIWICMESPTDRSVINHYRLMERHLVGKYKEPQENYDLINIVMVYLAPGPVRNKTLAMLQVIFQETDKTAEEKSEILRKKFDIEVTAEMEEELRTMCNLSEGIYERGMAQGAEAKTIEVIMNLWNKGMDVEFIKDVTKWTEEKIMKVIKKDKN